The Bacteroidota bacterium genome includes a region encoding these proteins:
- a CDS encoding ABC transporter ATP-binding protein has protein sequence MIKALGITKSFASLQVLKGIDLEIQKGEIVSIVGASGAGKSTLLQIIGTLDRADKGSIHINNRLIQNLSDRQLSEFRNKEIGFVFQFHHLLPEFTALENICIPAFIAKTSKREAEKEAMKLMEFLGLQDRANHKPSELSGGEQQRIAVARALINRPSVILADEPSGNLDSNSAVDLHQLFFRLRDEFKQTFVLVTHNTELANMSDRILTIKDGVIEN, from the coding sequence ATGATTAAAGCCTTAGGAATTACGAAATCATTTGCCTCACTTCAGGTATTAAAAGGGATTGACCTTGAAATCCAGAAAGGTGAAATCGTTAGTATTGTAGGTGCTTCAGGTGCCGGAAAATCAACCCTTTTGCAAATTATAGGCACCCTCGATCGGGCCGATAAAGGCAGTATTCACATCAATAATCGATTGATCCAGAATCTATCTGATCGCCAACTATCGGAATTTAGAAATAAAGAAATTGGATTTGTATTTCAATTTCATCATTTATTGCCCGAATTTACAGCACTCGAAAATATTTGCATTCCTGCATTTATTGCGAAAACATCAAAACGTGAAGCCGAGAAAGAAGCCATGAAACTCATGGAATTTTTAGGTTTGCAAGATCGGGCAAATCATAAACCTTCCGAATTATCGGGTGGGGAACAACAGCGTATTGCAGTTGCAAGGGCTTTAATAAACAGACCTTCGGTTATTCTGGCCGACGAACCTTCAGGCAATCTGGATTCGAATTCAGCAGTTGATTTACATCAATTGTTTTTCCGCCTGCGCGATGAATTTAAACAAACTTTCGTTTTGGTGACTCATAATACAGAATTGGCAAACATGTCGGATCGAATTCTCACCATTAAAGATGGGGTTATTGAAAATTAA
- the sucC gene encoding ADP-forming succinate--CoA ligase subunit beta: protein MNIHEYQGKSILKKYGVAVPEGYVAETPEEAVEMAQLLAKETGTKFWVVKAQIHAGGRGKGGGVKLAKSLDEVKTLAGNIIGMRLVTPQTKADGKLVSKVLIQQDVYYPGESEIQEFYISVLLNRKAGRNMIIYSPKGGMDIEKVAEETPELIFKEEINPAVGLLPFQCAKIAYNYGLTGTAYKMMVKFVASLYQAYVESDASLFEINPVVKTSDNKILAVDAKVAIDNNALFRHPDIAEMRDLMEEDPIEVEASKFDLNYVKLDGNVGCMVNGAGLAMATMDIIKLSGGDPANFLDVGGSADAKRVEEAFRLILKDPNVEAILINIFGGIVRCDRVAAGVVEAAKSVNLTLPLIVRLQGTNAVEGKKLIDESGIKVRSAIALQDAANLVTKVLK, encoded by the coding sequence ATGAACATTCACGAATATCAAGGTAAATCCATACTGAAAAAATATGGAGTTGCCGTACCTGAAGGATATGTAGCAGAAACTCCTGAAGAAGCAGTTGAAATGGCCCAGCTTTTGGCTAAGGAAACCGGTACAAAATTTTGGGTAGTAAAAGCCCAGATTCATGCAGGTGGCCGTGGCAAAGGGGGAGGAGTAAAACTTGCTAAATCTCTGGATGAGGTTAAAACATTGGCCGGTAATATTATTGGAATGAGGCTGGTAACCCCACAAACCAAAGCTGATGGTAAGTTGGTAAGTAAAGTTCTGATCCAACAGGATGTATATTATCCCGGTGAATCTGAAATTCAGGAATTTTACATCAGTGTTTTGCTTAACCGTAAGGCAGGGCGAAATATGATCATTTATTCGCCTAAAGGAGGAATGGATATCGAGAAAGTTGCGGAAGAAACTCCGGAACTTATTTTTAAAGAGGAAATTAATCCCGCGGTGGGTCTTTTACCATTTCAATGTGCTAAAATTGCCTATAATTATGGGTTAACAGGTACTGCCTATAAAATGATGGTGAAGTTTGTAGCTTCCTTATATCAGGCTTATGTCGAGTCAGATGCTTCCTTGTTCGAAATAAATCCGGTTGTTAAAACTTCCGATAATAAAATTTTAGCTGTTGATGCCAAAGTGGCAATCGACAATAATGCTTTATTCCGTCATCCTGATATTGCAGAGATGCGAGATTTGATGGAAGAAGATCCGATTGAAGTTGAAGCTTCCAAATTCGATTTGAATTATGTTAAATTAGATGGTAACGTTGGCTGTATGGTAAATGGTGCCGGTTTGGCAATGGCCACCATGGATATCATTAAACTATCGGGTGGCGATCCTGCTAACTTTTTAGATGTGGGTGGTTCGGCAGATGCAAAACGTGTTGAAGAAGCTTTTCGGCTTATTTTAAAAGATCCGAATGTTGAAGCTATTTTGATTAATATTTTTGGTGGCATAGTACGATGCGACAGGGTAGCTGCAGGAGTAGTTGAAGCTGCTAAATCAGTTAACTTGACCTTGCCTTTAATTGTTCGCTTACAAGGAACCAATGCAGTAGAAGGTAAAAAACTGATTGATGAAAGTGGAATCAAAGTGCGATCGGCAATCGCTTTGCAGGATGCAGCTAATTTAGTAACTAAAGTTTTGAAATAA
- a CDS encoding DUF134 domain-containing protein — protein sequence MPRPQKSRKVCLPPKMLGFKPFGIAVRDTVTIVLQYDEYETIKLVIYDNLSQDEAAERMEVSRPTLTRIYNSALSKIAIAFIEGKSIIIEGGNFEFDKDWYRCKKCHKLIEGIENHTKCENCPLFGVDELISLNK from the coding sequence ATGCCGCGACCGCAGAAAAGTAGGAAAGTTTGTCTTCCGCCTAAAATGCTTGGATTCAAACCATTTGGCATTGCAGTTCGAGATACGGTAACGATAGTATTACAATATGATGAATATGAAACGATCAAATTAGTAATCTATGACAATCTTTCTCAGGATGAAGCGGCGGAACGTATGGAAGTTTCACGCCCAACTCTTACACGAATTTATAATAGTGCATTGAGCAAAATTGCAATTGCTTTCATCGAAGGAAAATCAATTATTATCGAAGGAGGTAATTTTGAATTTGATAAAGATTGGTATCGATGCAAAAAATGTCACAAATTAATTGAGGGCATCGAGAATCACACTAAATGTGAGAACTGTCCATTATTTGGTGTAGATGAGCTAATTAGTTTAAATAAATAA